A DNA window from Porites lutea chromosome 6, jaPorLute2.1, whole genome shotgun sequence contains the following coding sequences:
- the LOC140941445 gene encoding uncharacterized protein, with the protein MLGSTIAELFGHILYSFTRDVTEHYNPNEPEFTAESFGYNPLDSTEREWYCHPVDELIYQEYSDREATSLDYQVSRCVQVKLTDASSIENSEETHIASHEQREMAWKQLRPSVIRTICKSMYIGASISLFTAVIVGAIYILISYICYKTVHNCEFPLKNEIPVQVQWMRTISASILCAFLYIWYFTNALFLFRSFQLMGVKRKLILISGTFYFLDAVYRVLLQYLGVSESRLSALQKIPVNALFFTSLFAQTYLVTKLLSGRLWSRKQKLILFFQMVVPWSFSFLVSILITTFIYPLYNAQNKNGKLIIALFAPLIGVFVKVISRISVQRLYNITHPGYSFVLLVPLYSGAAVIFRILQADLGRLQTIALLGIIHGAAEVIERSTMVFIDHICHQLVKRRSAPWGSFRTPRRERLMADITIMSMMFESAAIVSVNGFLYLYQYVYLTNKPLLTLLQRFAIHTSVQLVIEWFFTSVSLAIETRYQNIAVMAVWQKRWKRHILVAIVSAFPIAIWTDAKILIIVHGRFHELLTQTCKMPFT; encoded by the coding sequence ATGCTTGGAAGCACCATAGCAGAGTTATTTGGCCATATCCTATATAGTTTCACACGAGATGTTACAGAGCACTATAATCCGAATGAACCTGAATTTACAGCAGAATCATTTGGCTACAATCCTTTGGACAGTACAGAGCGAGAGTGGTATTGTCATCCTGTTGATGAACTGATTTACCAAGAATATAGCGACAGAGAAGCCACAAGCTTAGATTATCAGGTATCTAGATGTGTACAAGTAAAGCTTACTGATGCTAGCTCAATAGAGAATAGTGAGGAAACACACATCGCTTCCCATGAACAAAGAGAAATGGCTTGGAAGCAACTGAGACCATCTGTCATCCGCACAATTTGTAAATCAATGTATATTGGAGCTTCGATTTCCCTGTTTACCGCTGTTATCGTGGGTGCCATATACATACTGATTTCTTATATCTGCTACAAAACTGTGCACAACTGTGAATTCCCCCTTAAAAACGAAATTCCGGTACAAGTGCAGTGGATGAGAACAATTTCGGCTTCGATCCTCTGCGCTTTCCTTTACATCTGGTATTTCACAAACGCGCTGTTTCTGTTTCGCTCATTTCAGCTAATGGGTGTGAAAAGAAAGCTGATTTTAATTAGTGGTACTTTCTACTTTTTGGATGCAGTTTATCGTGTATTGCTTCAGTACCTCGGCGTCTCTGAGTCAAGGCTTTCTGCTTTACAAAAGATTCCAGTTAACGCACTTTTTTTTACTAGCCTATTCGCTCAAACATATCTTGTAACGAAGCTTTTAAGTGGACGTTTAtggtcaagaaaacaaaagttgatttTGTTCTTCCAAATGGTAGTACCATGGAGTTTCTCTTTCCTTGTTTCTATTCTCATAACGACGTTCATTTACCCTCTCTACAAtgcacaaaacaaaaacggcaaactgataATCGCACTTTTCGCTCCTCTCATTGGAGTCTTCGTTAAAGTAATCTCGCGAATAAGCGTTCAGCGGTTATACAACATCACACATCCGggatattcttttgttttgttggtaCCCTTGTACTCTGGAGCAGctgttattttcagaattttacaagCGGATCTCGGCAGATTACAGACCATCGCTCTTCTTGGAATAATTCATGGAGCTGCAGAAGTCATAGAGCGAAGTACAATGGTTTTTATCGATCACATTTGTCATCAGCTGGTGAAAAGAAGGTCCGCTCCTTGGGGAAGTTTTCGTActcctcgtcgtgagagactcATGGCTGATATTACAATCATGAGTATGATGTTTGAATCAGCTGCTATAGTGTCTGTGAATGGATTCTTGTACTTATATCAATATGTTTACTTGACAAACAAGCCTCTGTTAACTTTGCTACAACGATTTGCTATTCATACTTCGGTTCAGCTTGTAATAGAGTGGTTTTTTACCAGTGTCTCTCTGGCGATTGAGACCCGTTATCAGAATATAGCCGTCATGGCTGTCTGGCAAAAACGGTGGAAAAGACATATCTTGGTGGCAATTGTAAGTGCATTTCCAATAGCCATCTGGACTGATGCTAAAATCTTAATAATAGTGCATGGACGTTTCCACGAGTTGTTAACTCAGACATGTAAAATGCCCTTtacttaa